A single genomic interval of Rubrivirga marina harbors:
- a CDS encoding FAD-dependent oxidoreductase: MSRKVVVFGAGIAGLSAAHEFVRRGYRVEVYERNGSAGGFFRSARRTEDNLPTEYSWHGFGPWYHNTFDLLRQIPFDDDGTLYDRVLSRPVEYAVVTDTADDDLDMDGLFDKPRAFRMTARDTLSLGWGLLKAWSANARSRERYARTNAAAYWEPRMSTVGHATWRALFGPWIGSDWPYASLHHVGLFFGRNVRSGPRHPHPADAEGPAWAHEPGGGWSLLRGPSNEWWFDRWVADLGRRGVAFHWETPLHQLHVDGGRVSGATVGAGTSVEADVYVLATTPFAAAEVVARTPELARDEQLAKFRPLVQDGPHTQVSFRIAFDERMAWPRERTAIALTDSAFNVTLFANEQAWPASVDLGRGVRSLWTGTACVSTVPGPVHGKPLRTCTEDEFLDEVLAQIYASDALDLMIREANDGRGLRDFPVLRTEVWPEWHFSPDGITPDQPKWVTTTNTRAHRPAQATSVPNLVLAGAHTETEADIWSIEGAVESGRRAARVFEPDVVVQPQHKPALLRATARLDDALYARGLPHALHVLGAAAAAGLALGLSHMRSGRAT, encoded by the coding sequence GTGTCCCGAAAGGTCGTCGTGTTCGGCGCCGGCATCGCCGGCCTCAGCGCAGCCCACGAGTTTGTCCGGCGGGGCTACCGCGTCGAGGTCTACGAGCGGAACGGCTCGGCGGGCGGCTTCTTCCGCAGCGCCCGACGCACAGAGGACAATCTGCCCACCGAGTACTCGTGGCACGGGTTCGGCCCGTGGTACCACAACACGTTCGACCTCCTCCGGCAGATCCCCTTCGACGACGACGGCACGCTCTACGACCGCGTGCTCTCGCGGCCGGTGGAGTACGCCGTCGTGACCGATACGGCCGACGACGATCTGGACATGGACGGCCTGTTCGACAAGCCCCGCGCGTTCCGGATGACCGCCCGCGACACGCTCTCGCTGGGGTGGGGCCTGCTCAAAGCGTGGTCCGCGAACGCCCGGTCGAGGGAGCGCTACGCGCGGACGAACGCCGCGGCCTACTGGGAGCCCCGCATGTCGACGGTCGGGCACGCCACGTGGCGCGCGCTCTTCGGCCCCTGGATCGGGTCGGACTGGCCGTACGCCTCGCTCCACCACGTCGGGCTGTTCTTCGGCCGGAACGTCCGGTCCGGCCCGCGGCATCCGCACCCGGCCGACGCCGAGGGCCCGGCGTGGGCCCACGAGCCGGGCGGCGGCTGGTCGCTCCTGCGCGGGCCGAGCAACGAGTGGTGGTTCGACCGCTGGGTCGCCGACCTCGGCCGCCGTGGCGTCGCGTTCCACTGGGAGACGCCGCTCCACCAGCTCCACGTCGACGGCGGGCGCGTCAGCGGGGCGACGGTGGGGGCCGGCACGTCCGTCGAGGCCGACGTCTACGTCCTGGCGACGACCCCCTTCGCGGCGGCCGAGGTCGTGGCCCGGACGCCGGAGCTGGCGCGGGACGAGCAGCTCGCGAAGTTCCGGCCCCTCGTCCAGGACGGCCCCCACACCCAGGTCTCGTTCCGGATCGCGTTCGACGAGCGGATGGCGTGGCCGCGCGAGCGGACGGCCATCGCCCTCACCGACTCCGCGTTCAACGTCACGCTCTTCGCCAACGAGCAGGCGTGGCCCGCCAGCGTCGACCTCGGCCGGGGCGTCCGGTCGCTCTGGACCGGCACGGCCTGCGTGTCGACCGTGCCCGGCCCGGTCCACGGCAAGCCGCTGCGGACCTGCACGGAGGACGAGTTCCTCGACGAGGTCCTCGCCCAGATCTACGCGTCCGACGCGCTCGACCTCATGATCCGGGAGGCGAACGACGGGCGCGGGCTCCGCGACTTCCCCGTCCTCCGGACCGAGGTCTGGCCCGAGTGGCACTTCTCCCCGGACGGGATCACGCCCGATCAGCCCAAGTGGGTCACCACGACGAACACGCGGGCGCACCGCCCCGCCCAGGCCACGTCCGTCCCCAACCTCGTGCTCGCGGGCGCCCACACCGAGACCGAGGCCGACATCTGGAGCATCGAGGGCGCGGTCGAGAGCGGTCGACGGGCGGCCCGCGTTTTTGAGCCCGACGTCGTCGTTCAGCCGCAGCACAAGCCCGCGCTGCTCCGGGCCACCGCCCGGCTCGACGACGCCCTCTACGCGCGCGGGCTCCCGCACGCCCTGCACGTGCTCGGCGCGGCGGCGGCGGCCGGGCTGGCCCTCGGCCTCAGCCACATGCGTTCGGGGCGGGCAACCTGA
- a CDS encoding methyltransferase family protein: MNGPYDYGYWLVAVVMSAVFVAFAFSFTRPKNWRDWRSFGAFSAFVVALFAEMYGFPLTIYLLSGWLGSRYPGLDLFAHDSGHLWQTLFGIGEGSPWAAHFNVLHVLSNVLIGGGVLVVMSAWRVLYQAQRDGRLATTGLYARVRHPQYVGFVAVLFGFLVQWPTLLTLAMFPVLVWRYARLARIEEREVRKRFGAAYDAYAAQVPRFVPRPGVRYDGPPPEPPGKERQPEVTYG, from the coding sequence ATGAACGGACCCTACGACTACGGATACTGGCTGGTGGCCGTCGTGATGTCGGCCGTCTTCGTCGCCTTCGCCTTCAGCTTCACGCGCCCGAAGAACTGGCGCGACTGGCGCTCCTTCGGGGCGTTCTCGGCCTTCGTCGTGGCGCTCTTCGCGGAGATGTACGGGTTCCCGCTGACGATCTACCTCCTCTCGGGGTGGCTCGGGAGCCGGTACCCCGGCCTCGACCTCTTCGCCCACGACAGCGGGCACCTCTGGCAGACCCTCTTCGGGATCGGGGAGGGGAGCCCGTGGGCGGCCCACTTCAACGTGCTCCACGTGCTGAGCAACGTGCTCATCGGCGGCGGCGTCCTCGTGGTCATGAGCGCCTGGCGCGTGCTCTACCAGGCGCAGCGGGACGGCCGCCTGGCGACGACGGGGCTCTACGCGCGCGTCCGCCACCCGCAGTACGTCGGGTTCGTGGCGGTCCTCTTCGGCTTCCTCGTGCAGTGGCCCACCCTCCTCACGCTGGCGATGTTCCCCGTGCTGGTCTGGAGGTACGCCCGGCTCGCGCGCATCGAGGAGCGCGAGGTCCGCAAGCGCTTCGGCGCGGCCTACGACGCCTACGCGGCCCAGGTCCCCCGCTTCGTCCCCCGCCCGGGCGTCCGCTACGACGGGCCGCCGCCGGAGCCGCCCGGCAAGGAGCGCCAGCCCGAGGTGACCTATGGATAA
- a CDS encoding four-helix bundle copper-binding protein: protein MRTQDILSTHPNPSQNLDAIVALVNAAFACEQCCTSCADACLGEDSDMDLTYCIRTNLDCADICATTGRAVSRMTEPNTQLLRSQLEACRVACDACADECAKHADMHDHCRVCMECCRECSKACQSLLSAMPQGAMA, encoded by the coding sequence ATGCGCACCCAGGACATCCTCTCCACCCACCCGAACCCGTCCCAGAACCTCGACGCCATCGTCGCCCTCGTCAACGCCGCCTTCGCCTGCGAGCAGTGTTGTACGAGCTGCGCTGACGCCTGCCTCGGCGAGGACTCGGACATGGACCTGACGTACTGCATCCGGACGAACCTCGACTGCGCCGACATCTGCGCGACGACGGGGCGGGCCGTCTCGCGGATGACCGAGCCGAACACCCAACTCCTCCGGTCTCAGCTCGAGGCCTGCCGCGTGGCATGCGACGCCTGCGCCGACGAGTGCGCCAAGCACGCGGACATGCACGACCACTGCCGCGTGTGCATGGAGTGCTGCCGCGAGTGCTCGAAGGCCTGCCAGTCGCTCCTGAGCGCGATGCCGCAGGGCGCGATGGCCTAA
- a CDS encoding patatin-like phospholipase family protein — protein sequence MRVRPPARAASTPRTRPHRPFTLLLGGGGARGFAHVGVIRALEADGLWPSALVGVSMGAAVTAAYALRDDWYDAVLALDTRAFPPPLPPGDELERSLFARLRARRLGAEFAVRLVTGWGVGVPAYDAGRRALDVLTEGRDLAEARLPVAITATDLVGGRRHVIREGNAADAVYASSALAGVLPPLDRDGLLLADGAYADPAPVDLARDLGPPRVVAVDVGQSAAAPSIDNGYTALQRAAVITSRAHAEARFAQADVVLRPRFSRAIHTLDFEARRECAAAGAWAARAARTRLDGLLREGGRPAA from the coding sequence TTGCGAGTCCGCCCGCCTGCCCGTGCCGCCTCGACGCCCCGAACGCGCCCGCACCGCCCGTTCACGCTCCTCCTGGGCGGCGGCGGCGCGCGCGGGTTCGCCCACGTCGGCGTGATCCGCGCGCTCGAGGCCGACGGGCTCTGGCCCTCGGCCCTCGTCGGGGTGTCGATGGGGGCGGCCGTGACCGCGGCCTACGCCCTCCGCGACGACTGGTACGACGCCGTGCTCGCCCTCGACACGCGGGCGTTCCCGCCGCCGCTCCCGCCGGGCGACGAACTGGAGCGCTCGCTGTTCGCCCGGCTCCGCGCGCGCCGCCTCGGGGCCGAGTTCGCGGTCCGTCTCGTGACCGGGTGGGGCGTCGGCGTCCCGGCCTACGACGCGGGGCGACGCGCGCTCGACGTGCTCACCGAGGGGCGCGACCTCGCCGAGGCCCGGCTCCCGGTGGCGATTACGGCGACCGACCTCGTAGGCGGGCGGCGGCACGTGATCCGTGAGGGGAACGCGGCCGACGCCGTCTACGCCAGCTCCGCGCTCGCGGGCGTGCTCCCGCCGCTCGACCGCGACGGGCTCCTCCTCGCGGACGGGGCTTACGCCGACCCCGCCCCCGTCGACCTCGCCCGCGACCTCGGCCCGCCGCGGGTGGTCGCCGTCGACGTCGGCCAGTCGGCAGCGGCGCCGTCCATCGACAACGGGTACACCGCGCTCCAACGGGCGGCGGTCATCACGAGCCGCGCCCACGCCGAGGCCCGGTTCGCGCAGGCGGACGTGGTCCTGCGCCCCCGGTTCTCCCGGGCCATCCACACGCTCGACTTCGAGGCCCGGCGCGAGTGCGCGGCGGCCGGCGCGTGGGCCGCCCGGGCGGCCCGGACCCGTTTAGACGGCCTCCTGCGCGAGGGCGGACGCCCCGCCGCTTGA
- a CDS encoding FAD-dependent oxidoreductase, protein MSRTDVPNPSLWLATASGVGYPALAPDERVEVDVAVVGAGIAGLTTALLLKRSGARVALVEAGRVCAGVTAYTTGKVSSLHGLTYRELRADFGATTARIYAEANEAAIALVAGFVDELGIECDWRRGPAYTYTTDEKTLPRVEEEVEAAQAAGLPASFTTETELPFEVLGAVRVEGQGQFHARRYGLALAAAVDGDGSRVFEHSRVVDVDASAGVCTVESGGAVEANQVVLATQIPFLDRGGFFAKVSPSRSYLLAVEVGDEAPVGAPEGMYLGVGGQTRTLRSAEGGRYLVLGGASHKAGQEPDTTGCYDEIERWAREHYAVETVAYRWSAHDYVPVDGLPYVGKLPFGDGRVWVATGFNKWGLSNGTAAAAIIADGIAGVPNLWASTFDANRAESAATFVEENLNVAARFVGDRIRHLVGKDPAELGPDEGAVVDVGGERVGAYRDAEGQLHAVSLTCTHLGCHVTWNPAERSWDCPCHGSRFDVDGRVLHGPALQPLERKALGGSEAR, encoded by the coding sequence ATGTCCCGCACCGACGTCCCCAACCCCTCCCTCTGGCTCGCCACCGCCTCCGGCGTCGGGTACCCCGCCCTCGCCCCCGACGAACGGGTCGAGGTGGACGTCGCCGTCGTCGGTGCGGGGATCGCTGGTCTCACGACGGCGCTCCTCCTCAAGCGGAGCGGCGCGCGCGTGGCCCTCGTCGAGGCGGGCCGCGTCTGCGCCGGCGTCACGGCCTACACGACGGGTAAGGTCTCCTCGCTCCACGGCCTCACCTACCGCGAGCTCCGCGCGGACTTCGGCGCGACGACGGCGCGCATCTACGCCGAGGCGAACGAGGCGGCGATCGCGCTCGTGGCCGGGTTCGTGGACGAGCTCGGGATCGAGTGCGACTGGCGGCGCGGGCCGGCCTACACCTACACGACCGACGAGAAGACGCTGCCCCGCGTCGAGGAGGAGGTCGAGGCGGCGCAGGCGGCGGGGCTCCCGGCCTCGTTCACGACCGAGACCGAGCTCCCGTTCGAGGTCCTCGGTGCGGTCCGGGTCGAGGGGCAGGGGCAGTTCCACGCCCGGCGCTACGGGCTCGCGCTCGCCGCGGCCGTCGACGGCGACGGCAGCCGGGTGTTCGAGCACAGCAGGGTCGTGGACGTCGACGCCTCGGCCGGGGTCTGCACCGTCGAGAGCGGCGGGGCCGTAGAGGCCAATCAGGTCGTCCTTGCCACGCAGATCCCGTTCCTCGACCGGGGCGGGTTCTTCGCGAAGGTGTCGCCGTCGCGCTCCTACCTCCTCGCCGTCGAGGTCGGGGACGAGGCCCCCGTCGGGGCGCCAGAGGGGATGTACCTCGGCGTCGGCGGCCAGACGCGGACGCTCCGCAGCGCCGAGGGCGGGCGCTACCTCGTCCTCGGCGGGGCGAGCCACAAGGCGGGGCAGGAGCCCGACACGACAGGGTGCTACGACGAGATCGAGCGGTGGGCGCGCGAGCACTACGCGGTCGAGACCGTCGCCTACCGCTGGAGCGCGCACGACTACGTCCCCGTCGACGGCCTGCCCTACGTCGGGAAGCTCCCCTTCGGGGACGGGCGCGTGTGGGTCGCGACGGGGTTCAACAAGTGGGGGCTGTCGAACGGGACGGCCGCCGCGGCGATCATCGCCGACGGCATCGCCGGCGTGCCGAACCTGTGGGCCTCGACGTTCGACGCGAACCGCGCGGAGTCGGCGGCGACGTTCGTCGAGGAGAACCTCAACGTGGCCGCCCGCTTCGTCGGCGACCGCATCCGGCACCTCGTGGGGAAAGACCCCGCCGAGCTAGGGCCGGACGAGGGGGCCGTGGTGGACGTCGGCGGCGAGCGCGTCGGGGCGTACCGCGACGCGGAGGGGCAGCTCCACGCCGTCTCGCTCACGTGTACCCACCTCGGCTGCCACGTGACGTGGAACCCGGCCGAGCGCTCGTGGGACTGCCCGTGTCACGGCTCGCGCTTCGACGTGGACGGCCGCGTGCTCCACGGCCCCGCCCTCCAGCCCCTCGAGCGGAAGGCGCTCGGTGGAAGCGAGGCGCGCTAG
- a CDS encoding potassium channel family protein, producing the protein MPALLAALGTALVLVALYDGLKTALSAQGGAPLTSALSAGVWALLGHGPAHGLPRRAAGGVALAAIPVAWTLLLWAGWTLVFSSVEGAVVDATTKVPADLPARVYFVGFTAFTLGIGDYVPVGATWQVLTAVASFTGLFLVTLAITYVLPVVQAVAEKRSLAGRIHALGSTGAEVAGGARGPGSSLERQLEAVASDLTLHAERHLVYPVLHYFESDGPRTALAPRLAALSDALLLLRHGLPEAARPDPVALGAVEGALDDYLGTVRDMLASPSEDAPPPPTAGGLPRAAADADRALLAANQDRADQRRILWAVVRQTGHDWPVSSS; encoded by the coding sequence ATGCCCGCCCTCCTCGCCGCTCTCGGCACGGCCCTCGTCCTGGTCGCCCTCTACGACGGCCTCAAGACGGCCCTCTCGGCGCAAGGCGGGGCTCCCCTCACGAGCGCGCTCTCGGCCGGGGTCTGGGCCCTCCTCGGGCATGGCCCCGCCCACGGCCTCCCGCGCCGCGCGGCCGGCGGCGTCGCCCTCGCGGCGATCCCCGTCGCGTGGACCCTCCTCCTGTGGGCGGGGTGGACCCTCGTGTTCTCCAGCGTCGAGGGGGCCGTGGTCGACGCCACGACGAAGGTGCCGGCCGACCTCCCTGCCCGCGTCTACTTCGTCGGGTTCACGGCCTTCACGCTCGGCATCGGCGACTACGTCCCCGTCGGCGCCACGTGGCAGGTTCTGACGGCTGTGGCCTCGTTCACGGGCCTCTTCCTCGTCACCCTCGCCATCACCTACGTCCTCCCCGTCGTCCAGGCGGTCGCGGAGAAGCGTTCGCTCGCCGGGCGGATCCACGCGCTGGGCTCGACGGGCGCCGAGGTCGCGGGCGGCGCGCGCGGCCCGGGGTCCAGCCTGGAGCGCCAGCTCGAGGCCGTCGCCTCGGACCTCACGCTCCACGCCGAGCGCCACCTCGTCTACCCCGTCCTCCACTACTTCGAGAGCGACGGGCCCCGAACGGCGCTGGCCCCCCGCCTCGCCGCGCTCAGCGACGCGCTCCTGCTCCTCCGCCACGGGCTCCCCGAGGCGGCCCGGCCCGACCCGGTCGCCCTCGGCGCCGTCGAGGGCGCGCTCGACGACTACCTCGGCACCGTCCGGGACATGCTCGCGAGCCCGTCCGAGGACGCCCCGCCCCCGCCGACGGCGGGCGGGCTCCCGCGCGCCGCGGCCGACGCCGACCGCGCCCTCCTCGCGGCCAACCAGGACCGCGCGGACCAGCGCCGGATCCTCTGGGCCGTCGTCCGACAAACCGGCCACGACTGGCCCGTGAGCTCGTCCTGA
- a CDS encoding DUF305 domain-containing protein has translation MSYGRFFAMIAASTLAMFILMYSTVFSLDHVWFSSTKTLMAIYMGATMAVIMLAFMLKMYSDKKKNVAIFAGSAVVFIAALWVFRAQAVVGDVAWMEQMIPHHSLAILTSERANISDPRVRRLADEIILAQRREIAEMEALIGDLEGSDYESADLEPDVPPVEGGSVDKTGPVPGAPALFTSGARLVGDVLVVDSVKVVSDGWVVVHPAGGDGGPDVSRVLGRAFVQHGTTERVPVDLGGPVSSGTALAVMLHDDTGEIGRFEFGGAGTPDQPLAEGGRPVTESVVVR, from the coding sequence ATGTCTTACGGACGGTTCTTCGCCATGATCGCCGCGTCGACGCTGGCGATGTTCATCCTCATGTACTCCACGGTGTTCAGCCTAGACCACGTCTGGTTCAGCAGCACGAAGACCCTCATGGCGATCTACATGGGCGCCACGATGGCCGTGATCATGCTGGCGTTCATGCTGAAGATGTACAGCGACAAGAAGAAGAACGTCGCCATCTTCGCCGGGAGCGCCGTCGTGTTCATCGCGGCGCTCTGGGTGTTCCGGGCCCAGGCCGTCGTGGGCGACGTGGCGTGGATGGAGCAGATGATCCCGCACCACTCGCTCGCCATCCTGACGAGCGAGCGGGCCAACATCTCGGACCCGCGCGTCCGACGACTGGCCGACGAGATCATCCTGGCCCAGCGGCGCGAGATCGCCGAGATGGAGGCGCTCATCGGCGACCTCGAGGGCTCCGACTACGAGAGCGCGGACCTGGAGCCGGACGTCCCCCCCGTCGAGGGCGGGTCGGTGGACAAGACCGGGCCGGTCCCCGGCGCCCCGGCCCTCTTCACCTCGGGCGCCCGGCTCGTCGGCGACGTCCTCGTCGTGGACTCGGTCAAGGTCGTCTCCGACGGGTGGGTCGTGGTCCACCCGGCCGGCGGCGACGGCGGTCCGGACGTGTCCCGGGTCCTCGGGCGCGCGTTCGTCCAGCACGGGACCACGGAGCGGGTGCCGGTCGACCTCGGCGGACCGGTCTCGTCTGGCACGGCGCTCGCTGTCATGCTCCACGACGACACCGGCGAGATCGGCCGGTTCGAGTTCGGGGGCGCTGGGACGCCCGACCAACCCCTCGCCGAGGGGGGCCGCCCGGTGACCGAGTCCGTCGTGGTGCGGTAG
- a CDS encoding RNA polymerase sigma factor, which translates to MTEPQTDAAPHALVEAHLVAGRAYLLAYVASRVNDPALAEDVVQDSLLRALRAAPDLRDEEKLVPWFRRIVQNAIADVYRRREREAASLERYRHEREGAVPPTEDEALCLCFQALLPTLKAEYRVLIEALELEGRDPDAVARELGITRGNLNVRRHRARRQLRERLEALCTACPDHGFHACDCPPAPGVSPGDRVGAAPAPPPSSP; encoded by the coding sequence ATGACCGAACCGCAGACAGACGCCGCTCCTCACGCGCTCGTCGAGGCCCACCTCGTCGCGGGCAGGGCCTACCTGCTCGCCTACGTCGCCTCCCGCGTGAACGACCCCGCCCTCGCCGAAGACGTCGTGCAAGACAGCCTGCTCCGAGCCCTCCGCGCCGCCCCCGACCTCCGGGACGAGGAGAAGCTCGTCCCGTGGTTCCGCCGCATCGTCCAGAACGCCATCGCCGACGTGTACCGGAGGCGTGAGCGGGAGGCCGCGTCTCTCGAACGCTACCGCCACGAGCGGGAAGGCGCCGTGCCTCCCACGGAGGACGAGGCGCTCTGCCTCTGTTTCCAGGCGCTCCTCCCGACGCTCAAGGCCGAGTACCGCGTGCTGATCGAGGCGCTCGAGCTGGAGGGGCGCGACCCCGACGCCGTCGCCCGCGAGCTCGGCATCACCCGAGGCAACCTCAACGTGCGGCGCCACCGCGCCCGCCGCCAGCTCCGCGAGCGGCTGGAGGCGCTGTGCACGGCGTGCCCCGACCACGGCTTCCACGCCTGCGACTGCCCGCCCGCACCGGGCGTGTCGCCCGGCGACCGTGTAGGGGCCGCCCCCGCACCGCCGCCCTCCTCCCCATGA
- a CDS encoding copper-translocating P-type ATPase: protein MDHEHDPADLPGLKQAELREAAHEGPHGSHDDGREGPVEEHDAREHAHEAADHGPAPSDGVDHSKMDHSKMGGGGGGHHDHHAMMVEDFKRRFWVCLALTVPILALSPMLQMWAGVEWRFPGDVWVLTALASVVYLYGGKPFLAGARDELAERRPGMMTLVALAITVAFVYSVAVVLGLDGNLFFWETATLVDLMLVGHWVEMRSVMGASRALEELARLMPDEAHRLTASGEVEDVPTDQLRPGDTILVKASEKVPADGAVVDGRSAVNQAALTGESVPVEKGVGDELIAGSVNGSGALTVEVTKTGADAYLNQVVTLVREAQASKSRTQDLANRAAFYLTITAITVGALTFFGWWLLSDGPLAFAIERAVTVMVIACPHALGLAIPLVVAVSTAISARNGLLVRDRAAFERARDLDTLVFDKTGTLTEGRFGVTETLPAPGVAEAELLALSAAVEGGSEHPIAAGVVRSARDRGLGLPDVSDFEAITGKGVRATVGGRTVQILSPGAIEAEGVRFPDSIRASADRLGREGQTVVYVVEGDGATARPLGALALADIVRPESREAIDRLHELGLEAVMLTGDKREVADHVARQLGIDRVIAEVLPDGKSAEIQKLQREGHVVAMTGDGVNDAPALATADVGLAVGAGTDVAVETADIVLVESDPRAAVRVIALARATYRKMVQNLWWAAGYNVVAIPLAAGVLAPWGVVLSPAVGAVLMSLSTVVVAVNARRLRVD from the coding sequence ATGGACCACGAGCACGACCCCGCCGACCTCCCCGGCCTCAAGCAGGCCGAGCTGCGCGAGGCCGCCCACGAGGGACCCCACGGGTCCCATGACGACGGCCGCGAGGGCCCCGTCGAAGAGCACGACGCCCGCGAGCACGCCCACGAGGCCGCCGACCACGGCCCGGCCCCGAGCGACGGCGTGGACCATTCCAAGATGGACCATTCCAAGATGGGCGGCGGGGGAGGGGGGCACCACGACCACCACGCGATGATGGTCGAGGACTTCAAGCGCCGGTTCTGGGTCTGCCTCGCGCTCACGGTCCCCATCCTCGCGCTCAGCCCGATGCTCCAGATGTGGGCCGGCGTCGAGTGGCGGTTCCCCGGCGACGTCTGGGTCCTCACGGCGCTGGCGAGCGTCGTCTACCTCTACGGCGGCAAGCCCTTCCTCGCGGGCGCCCGCGATGAGCTGGCGGAGCGGCGCCCGGGCATGATGACGCTCGTCGCCCTCGCGATCACCGTCGCGTTCGTGTACTCCGTCGCCGTCGTCCTCGGCCTCGACGGCAACCTCTTCTTCTGGGAGACGGCGACCCTCGTCGACCTCATGCTCGTCGGGCACTGGGTCGAGATGCGGAGCGTGATGGGGGCCAGCCGCGCGCTCGAGGAGCTCGCCCGGCTCATGCCCGACGAGGCCCACCGGCTCACGGCCTCGGGCGAGGTCGAGGACGTCCCCACGGACCAGCTCCGCCCCGGCGATACGATCCTGGTCAAGGCGTCGGAGAAGGTGCCCGCCGACGGCGCCGTCGTCGACGGCCGGAGCGCCGTCAACCAGGCCGCCTTGACCGGCGAGTCGGTGCCGGTGGAGAAGGGCGTGGGCGACGAGCTGATCGCGGGCTCGGTCAACGGGTCCGGCGCGCTGACGGTCGAGGTCACGAAGACGGGTGCTGACGCCTACCTCAACCAGGTCGTCACGCTCGTCCGCGAGGCGCAGGCGTCGAAGTCGCGGACGCAGGACCTCGCCAACCGCGCGGCCTTCTACCTCACCATCACGGCCATCACCGTCGGCGCGCTCACGTTCTTCGGCTGGTGGCTCCTGTCCGACGGGCCGCTCGCGTTCGCCATCGAGCGGGCCGTGACCGTCATGGTCATCGCGTGCCCCCACGCGCTCGGGCTCGCCATCCCGCTCGTCGTCGCCGTCTCGACGGCGATCTCGGCCCGGAACGGGCTCCTCGTCCGCGACCGGGCCGCGTTCGAGCGCGCCCGCGACCTCGACACGCTCGTGTTCGACAAGACGGGGACGCTGACCGAGGGCCGGTTCGGGGTCACCGAGACGCTCCCGGCCCCGGGCGTCGCCGAGGCCGAGCTGCTCGCGCTGTCCGCCGCCGTCGAGGGCGGGAGCGAGCACCCCATCGCGGCGGGCGTCGTCCGCTCCGCACGGGACCGCGGGCTGGGGCTCCCCGACGTCTCCGACTTCGAGGCCATCACCGGCAAGGGCGTCCGCGCGACGGTCGGGGGGCGGACCGTCCAGATCCTCAGCCCCGGGGCCATCGAGGCCGAGGGCGTCCGCTTCCCCGACTCCATCCGCGCGTCGGCCGACCGCCTCGGCCGGGAGGGCCAGACGGTCGTCTACGTCGTCGAGGGCGACGGCGCCACGGCCCGTCCCCTCGGAGCGCTCGCGCTCGCCGACATCGTCCGGCCCGAGAGCCGGGAGGCCATCGACCGCCTCCACGAGCTCGGCCTGGAGGCCGTCATGCTCACGGGCGACAAGCGGGAGGTGGCCGACCACGTGGCCCGCCAGCTCGGGATCGACCGGGTCATCGCCGAGGTGCTCCCCGACGGGAAGAGCGCCGAGATCCAAAAGCTCCAGCGTGAGGGCCACGTCGTCGCCATGACCGGCGACGGCGTCAACGACGCACCGGCCCTCGCGACGGCCGACGTCGGCCTCGCGGTCGGGGCCGGGACGGACGTGGCCGTCGAGACGGCCGACATCGTCCTCGTGGAAAGCGACCCGCGCGCGGCCGTCCGCGTGATCGCGCTCGCCCGCGCGACATACCGGAAGATGGTCCAGAACCTGTGGTGGGCCGCCGGCTACAACGTCGTCGCGATCCCGCTCGCGGCCGGGGTCCTCGCCCCGTGGGGCGTCGTGCTCAGCCCCGCCGTCGGCGCCGTCCTGATGAGCCTGTCGACGGTCGTGGTCGCCGTCAACGCCCGCCGCCTCCGTGTCGACTAG
- a CDS encoding glucose 1-dehydrogenase, whose translation MTDARTSASDERRPRPDDIHAQQYAYPASQDDLDPPPDSDLSNYKPAGKLKGKAALITGGDSGIGRAVAIAYAMEGADVAILNDQRLDDAAETKRLVEGKGGRCLTVQADVREPDQCEEAVRQTVAAYGRLDVLVNNAAYQMMQRAFEDVTPEQFDRTVKTNLYGTYYMTRAAMPHLSAGSAIINTGSIIGLTGKAFLLDYTASKGAIHTFTKSLALMLADRGIRVNAVVPGPVWTPNIPATMEPDMVEGYDSDNALGRAGQPEELAPAFVFLAAEDASFVTGSLVEVTGGQLHA comes from the coding sequence ATGACCGACGCCCGCACCTCCGCCTCCGACGAGCGCCGCCCGCGCCCCGACGACATCCACGCTCAGCAATACGCCTACCCCGCGTCGCAGGACGACCTCGACCCGCCCCCGGACTCCGACCTCTCGAACTACAAGCCCGCTGGCAAGCTGAAGGGCAAGGCCGCGCTCATCACGGGCGGCGACAGCGGGATCGGCCGGGCCGTCGCCATCGCGTACGCCATGGAGGGCGCCGACGTGGCGATCCTCAACGACCAGCGCCTCGACGACGCGGCCGAGACCAAGCGGCTCGTCGAGGGAAAGGGCGGCCGGTGCCTCACGGTCCAGGCCGACGTCCGCGAGCCCGACCAGTGCGAGGAGGCCGTCCGCCAGACGGTCGCGGCCTACGGCCGGCTCGACGTGCTCGTCAACAACGCGGCGTACCAGATGATGCAGCGGGCGTTCGAGGACGTGACGCCCGAGCAGTTCGACCGGACCGTCAAGACGAACCTCTACGGGACGTACTACATGACGCGGGCGGCCATGCCCCACCTCTCGGCCGGCAGCGCGATCATCAACACCGGGAGCATCATCGGGCTCACGGGCAAGGCGTTCCTGCTGGACTACACGGCGTCGAAGGGCGCCATCCACACGTTCACGAAGAGCCTCGCGCTGATGCTGGCCGACCGCGGGATCCGCGTGAACGCGGTCGTCCCGGGCCCGGTCTGGACCCCGAACATCCCGGCCACGATGGAGCCCGACATGGTCGAGGGCTACGACTCGGACAACGCGCTGGGCCGGGCCGGCCAGCCCGAGGAGCTCGCGCCGGCCTTCGTGTTCCTGGCCGCCGAGGACGCCTCGTTCGTGACCGGCTCGCTGGTCGAGGTCACCGGCGGGCAGCTCCACGCCTGA